CAGAAAACGTCTTCAGACTTTGGAAGAATTTTCTGAACTGGGTGACGGATTTAAAGTGGCGATGCGCGATCTTGATATTCGTGGTGCCGGAAATTTACTGGGTGCAGAACAAAGCGGTTTTGTGAATGACCTAGGTTATGAATTGTATCACAAAATGTTGGACGAAGCGGTTGCAGAACTTAAAAATAATGAGTTCAAAGATCTGTTTTCATCCGCTTTGGGATTGCCTGCAAAATTATTGCCGGATTGTCAGATCGAGACGGATTTTGCTACTTTAATTCCTGAAACGTACGTTAAAAATATTTCAGAAAGACTTTCGTTATATACGCGTCTTGACGATATGAAAACGAACGAGGAACTGATTGGTTTCGAGAAGGAGGTAGCGGACCGTTTCGGACCGTTGCCAAAAGAAGTCGAGGATTTATTGAAAACGGTTCGTTTGCGTTGGGAAGCTGAAGGTTTGTATTTCGAAAAATTAACTTTGAAAAGCAATACATTGAAAGGATACTTCGTTACTTCGCAGAACGACGAATTTTTTCAGTCGCCAAGATTCGGTAAAGTCATTGATTACATTAAGTTACATCCAAAACAAAGTTCATTGAAAGACCAGAAAGGGAAACTTATTCTGACTTGTGAAAATGTAACAAGTATCGACCAGGCACAGAAGATTTTAGTTGAAATGTGCCAATAAATGATTTTTAGCAAATAAGTTCGATTGATTTCATACATTTGCAGTTTCGCATACTATTAAATACCAAACACTCTAAGTCACTTTAAAGCAATGATTTGCATGCATAAGATGGGTATCCGGTCGATCGCGTTGATACTGATTGTGTTATTAGCGGCTACTTCCTGTAGTAAGAAAAAAAGACCAACGAGTTTGAAACCTGGGAAAACCAGTTCAAAAACAGGCTTGGCGTATAATGGCAAGGATGGCTATCAGGTTAAACAATACAAAGCATTACCTGCTGGTCCTGACTTGGTTTATATCGAAGGAGGACGTTTTACCATGGGATCTTTGGAAGAAGATGTCATGAACAGACGTGATAACCCAAAACGTACGGTAAGTATCCAATCGTTCTACATGGACCAGACTGAAGTTGCCAACGTTCACTATCTTGAATATTTAAATGCTGTGCAAAAAGATTCTTCGGAAGAATTTTACAGCAAAGCCTTACCCGACACAGCTGTTTGGTATAATGAATTGTCGTTCAATGATTCATATGTAACCATGTATCTTCGTCACCCTGGTTTCCGTTTGTACCCTGTTGTAGGTGTATCGTGGGTACAGGCTAATGACTATTGCGCATGGAGAACTGCTGCTGTAAGTAAAAGCAATACTGCAATTGGTAACAAAGCAGGTCAGAAGAAAAAAGGATTTGCTATTGGCAAGAAGAAAAAAGCTGCCAACGCTGCGGAAGCAGAAGCGGTTGCATCTGCGGAACCTACCCAACTTAGAATTGAGAGCGGTTACGTAATGCCTCCTTACCGTCTTCCAACCGAAGCAGAATTTGAATATGCTGCCATTGCGATGATCGGTACGCAGTATGCTGACGAAAATCAATCTAACCAGCGTATTTACCCTTGGGATGGTTCTACGATGCGTCAGCCTCGAGGCCGTAAACAAGGAACTATGCTTGCCAACTTCAAACGCGGACCTGGGGATTATGCAGGTATCGCAGGAAAATCAAATGACGGTGCGATCATTACTCAGGAAATTCGTTCATATCCTCCTAATGACAACGGTCTTTATGATATGGCTGGAAACGTTAGCGAGTGGGTTTATGACGTTTATCGTCCGCTTTCCAACAATGACATGAATGATTTGAATGCATTCCGTCGCGATGGATATCAGGATGATGCGAAAAACTACGATAACAAAAACAGTAACTCTTTGATCAACGATAACCTTCGTGTTTACAAAGGCGGTTCATGGTCTGACGTAGCTTATTGGTTATCACCAGGAACACGTCGTTACATGGATCAGGATTCTGCTACTGCATCAGTGGGCTTCCGTTGCGCCATGATCGCTACTGGTAGCCGTAAATAAGATTCTTTTAGAATAAATTTATAAAAGTAAAAATGAGAGGATCAGGTTTAAAACCTGATCCTCTCATTTTTTTGTGCTAATCATCATTAATGCTGAGCAGAAGCGATGGTTAAAATATAGAATTTTTCATATCCTTCATTTTTCAAAACTTCTATACAAGCTTCCAGAGTTGCACCGGTTGTTAAAATATCGTCAATAATAATTAAAGTTTTTCCTTCCACATTTTCACTGACCTTAAACACGCCTTTCACATTTTCCCAGCGTTCATTTCTAGTTTTTCCAGTTTGCGTTTCCGTAAATTTTGTTCTCTCCAAAACTTTCCCGGACCATGGAATATTCGTAGCATTTGAAAACCCTTCGGCCAGTTTATCACTCTGGTTATAACCCCGGATTTTCATTTTTTTCTTGTGTAAAGGAACTGTGACAATCAGATCCGCCTCTGGTAAATTTCCATTTGCCATCATTTCCTGTCCGAACATAAAACCAAGTAAAATCCCAACTTCGGATTTTCCACGATATTTCAGCGCATGCAGCAATTTTTGCACTTTACCTTTTTTGGTAAATAACAGAAAGGAATGCGTGCTGGCTACTTCGTGTACATTGACAAATTTTTGCCTCACCGTATCGCTAAAAACACTATCCTGTTCAATTCTTGGCAAAGCAATTCGGCATGAAGTACAAATAATTTCTTCATTACCAACCAATCCTTTGTCACAAGCTTCGCAGCATCTGGGAAAAATCAGGTCAACGAAATCAAACCAGAGAGATTTCATAGGGAATTTTGAATGAAAGAATAATTTAGAATGATTGAATTATATAGCTCGCAACGCAGACATTCTTAACTTTACCTTTTCAAGAAATAGCAGCGATTTCAGTGTTTCAATTATTTATTTAGTCAAGAAATGAAAACTCTTATTCTGAATGCCCGGATTGTGAATGAAAATACAATCCAGGAATCTGACGTATATATTGTTGATGGTCACATCCAACGCATTGCAAAAGATTTGCAAAATCTTCCTGCTGACCGCGTTATCGACGCCAAAGGGACTTATTTGCTTCCTGGTGTTATTGATGATCAGGTGCATTTCAGAGAACCGGGCTTAACCTATAAAGCTGATATTCATTCCGAAGCGCGTGCCGGAGTTGCGGGTGGCGTAACGTCATTTATGGAAATGCCAAACACAGTTCCAAATGCGCTTACTCAGCATTTGTTGCAGGATAAGTATGACATTGCAGAAAAAAGTTCTCTGGCTAATTATTCCTTTTTTATGGGTGGTTCCAATACCAACTATGACGAGGTAATGCGTACGGATCCCACGCAGGTTTGCGGAATCAAGATTTTTATGGGCTCTTCTACCGGAAATATGCTCGTAGACGCGCCGGATGTTCTGGAAAAGCTATTTGCTAATGTGCCCATGTTAATCGCGACACATTGTGAAGATGAAGCAACGGTTCGCCAGCGTATGGAGTTCTTCAAAGAAAAATATGGAGATAATGTTCCTTACGACATTCATGCACTGGTCAGAAATGAAGAAGCGTGTCTGATTTCATCCACTTTTGCGAGCGGATTGGCGCATAAACATAAAACAAGATTACATATTCTTCATATTTCAACGGGTAATGAAGTTTCGCTTTTTGAAGTAGGAGAGCGTAAAAATGGCAAAATACTTTTGGCTGACGGATCTCCAAAACTGGTTACCTCGGAAGCCTGTGTGCATCATTTATGGTTTGATGCGGAAGATTATCATACGCTTGGAAATAAAATAAAATGCAATCCGGCTATTAAGGCGCCACATCACAAAGAAGCGATTTTACAGGCCGTTTTGGATAACAGGATTGATGTCATTGCGACTGATCATGCACCGCATACCATTGAAGAAAAAGCACTTCCTTACTGGCAGGCACCTTCGGGTTTGCCCCTGATTCAGCATACATTAAATGTGATGCTGGAATTCGTAAAAAAGGGAAAAATTCCGTTGGAAAGAGTCGCTGAAAAAATGAGCCATGCCGTAGCCGACTGTTTTCAAATTGCGGACAGAGGATATATTCGTGAAGGTTACTGGGCTGATCTGGTTCTTGTGGATCTTGACGGAAAGACTATGGTAGAAAAGTCAAATCTTTATTCAAAATGCGCCTGGTCGCCATTTGAAGGGACCAATTTTCAGTCTCAAATAACGCACACATTCGTGTCTGGTCATTTGGCTTATGAAAACGGAAATTTTGACGAAACCGTAAAAGGAAAGAGATTATTATTTTCCCGCTAGGTAAGTATAGTAGCTTTTAATTATATCAAGATCACCAACCGTCCAATTTAACGACAGCAAATCTTGTGGGTCAAGCCACATGATTTGCTCATGCTCGGATAGTGTCATTGCAAAAGTACTAAGTTTACAAACGAAAGGTACAAGGATAATTTCTCTCCAGCCCTGGTCTTTTGTGGTAACCGGCAATTTTTGAATTATTTCAATATCAACATCAAGCTCTTCACGAATTTCGCGAAAGAGGGTTTCTTCGTCAGTTTCGTTTTCCTCTTGTTTTCCTCCGGGAAATTCCCATTGAAGCGGAAACGAAAGTGCCGCGCTACGCTGTCCTGCCAAGACTTTTCCATCATGTTCAATTATCGCACAAGGCACCCGCACAACCAACTTTACAGCAACAATACTTTCTATCATACCAGCAGTGACACAAAATTTCACGCAAAAGTACGCAATTTTTAAAGAAAATACAATGCCATTAACTCAATTATTGTCTTGTTGACACTATCTTAACATAGATGTAAATAGCTAAATATCAGCTTTCCGGGAAATTATAATTTAAAACAGTTCGCCTGAACGGTGTCTGGGCAAAATACCCAGATGACGATATGCTTTTTCGGTAACTTCTCTGCCTCTTGAAGTTCTTTTCATATACCCCTCCTGTATCAGAAATGGCTCATAAACCTCCTCAATTGTTTCCGCTTCTTCACCGCAAGCCGTAGCAATTGTAGAAAGACCAACCGGGCCGCCTTTGAATTTTTCAATAATAGTACTTAGAATCCTATTATCCATTTCGTCCAATCCGTTCTGATCCACATCAAGTGCCAGAAGCGCCATTTCAGCGATCGCTACGGTGATTCTGCCATTTCCTTTTACCTGTGCAAAATCGCGGGTACGCCTGAGAAGGTTATTGGCAATACGCGGGGTACCGCGGCTGCGCCGGGCAATCTCAAATGCGGCGTCATCTTCCAGTGGTGTTCCTAAAATTTCCGCCGACCGTTTTAAGATCGATTTTAGCAGTTGGGCATCATAATATTCCAGACGCGCATTGATACCAAAACGGGCTCGTAAGGGTGACGTCAGCATTCCTGCGCGTGTTGTAGCGCCGATAAGTGTAAATGGATTCAAGCCGATTTGGATACTCCGAGCGTTTGGTCCGCTGTCCAGCATGATATCGATTTTATAATCCTCCATTGCAGAATAAAGATATTCCTCCACAATGGGATTCAGACGATGGATTTCGTCAATAAAAAGAACATCGTGTTCCTGCAAATTAGTTAACAAACCAGCCAGATCGCTTGGCTTGTCAAGCACAGGTCCGGAAGTTATTTTGATTCCCGCAGCAAGCTCATTCGCGATGATGTGTGACAAGGTGGTTTTTCCAAGACCCGGAGGTCCGTGTAACAACACATGATCCATGGCATCACCGCGCTGTCTCGCAGCCTGAACATATATTTTAAGATTTTCAAGAATTTTTTCCTGTCCTGTAAAATCATCAAACGAAAGCGGACGTAATGCCCGCTCTACATCTTTTTCAGTATTAGAAAGATTTTCTTTATCTCCGGACAGATAATCCTGGCGCATAAGCTTTTTGACAATATTAATAGCGTTTTAAATAAAAACGCACGCATTTATTCAATCAAAAATAACCGTTTTTATTGGCAAAACCGAACGTTTAACGGATCACCATCACAGAGCCCCGAATTATAACCGGGTTTCTTTCCGGGAAATATTGAGCTTCGTAAGACACGATATATGGGTAAACTCCGGGCTGTACTTTCATGCCTTTATACGTTCCATCCCAACGGCTTTCTATCGAATTTGTCGCATAAATTACTTCTCCCCAACGGTTATAAATCCGGATTGAATAATTGGTATAATACGCTCCAAAAACTTCCAGTGTCTCATTTTTACCGTTACCATCAGGTGTGAAAGCATCCGGAATAAAGAACCGGGGTTCACATTGATCAAAAACAGTTGTAGACTTTTGGGCTACACAACCTTCCTTATTTGTTCCCAAAACTGTATAAACACCTTTTTGAGTTACCGTTATCGTTTGTGTAGTATCACCGGTAGCCGGCCATTCATAATGAATTACCCCGACACCTTTGGCATCCAGAACCGTAGATCCCCCATCAGGTATGCAGATATAATATTCAGGAGCAAGACCTAAAATTGGCGAAGGCAGTTCTCCCACCTGAATTGTATCAGCATTATAACAGTCATTACCATTTTTCACCTGTACAAAATAAGTCCCCGGCTGACGCACTGTAATGCTACGCGTTGTTTCACCTGTGTTCCACAAAAATTCACGCCAGGTAAGTCCCGGAGCTGTTATTAAAATAGAACTGTCGCGGCACATCGTCGTATCCGCGCCGAGATCAAACGCCGGTGGCTTTCGAAGTGTGACCTCGGTTGTATCAGCTGTGAAACAATCTCTTTGTGGGCCATTATAAGCAACGGCAATATATCTGCCGGTAGCGGTAACTTTTAATGTTTTTGAACGACCAACAATTCTTCCTTTATTATACCACTCGTAGATTTGAGCCGTAATACCCATGTCAAGTTGAATATATTGTCCACAAGTATCGATGTTCGCGCGCAAATTCATAGCAGGCGGCGTCTCATAAATCACAACAGTATCCTTGGTAACCATTGTGGTACACTCGTTTGTTTGTGAAAGTGTCACAAGATAGCTACCTGGCTGCGTGTAAGTATGTGTAACTTTCTGTTCTTTCGACGGCGGTGAGGCTGAACCATCACCAAATATCCAGCTATATGTATCTTTTTTAGGATCACAAATTGGTCCGGCTTCAAAGGTTGTTGGTTCATTTGTACAGAAACCGTCAGCCGTAAATCCTGGTCCCGATGATTCCTGAGAAAAATCCTGCACCATATTCGGCAATCCTAAACCACTTTTTTTACCTCCCAGATTTACACCTTCAAGTTTATATTCAATGGTACTTACCGAATTTCTTTCCGGTTTTCCGATTACACCAAGATAATCACTCCCGTCAACGGCCATATATATTTTCCCGTCCGAGGCCATTTGTAAAGCTCCATACTTCTGCGTGGCAGAACTATCAATGACCAGCGCAGATTCCACCAGCGTACTATCACTGAATGTGAGATCGTATTGTTTCAGGTAAGATTTCGTTTTCCCATCTCCCTGGAATGTGACATACATTTTTTCACCGCTGGACGAAAATTCTATCCCATACGCCGTGGGCGGGGCGGGCCCGAGATTTATTAATTTATCATAAGTCAGAACACCTGTGGTATCATTGAATTTAAATAATTCAACATAGTTCGTTGGCGGACCCGGAATTACAACAGCCAGTCTTCTTTCACCGGTGGTACTATCTGCCGCAGAAAATTTCATATAACCTTCTGCTTCGTTCAAGGAATCATGCGCCATCCCCAATTCAGGAGCACTGGTTTCCGTCAAACCGCCTGTTGTAGCGTGAAAAATGCGGAATTTATTGGTTCCGTAATCGTGGGAAACAACCCAGTAAGTAGTATCCTTTTTGTTTTCAACCGCAGCAAGTCTTTCAGTTGTAGGTTGCTGTAAGGTTGTATTTTGTTCAATAATTGCACCTTTACCATTATTCCGGCGCATATCGACGACGCTTACCGTGAGGTATTTCGTACCTTGAATATCTGTTGTTGTAAATACGTTATACAAATATTCACAACCCCGGCATGTAGGTTGAGGAACAATCAGTACTGACTCAGTGGAAGTATGACTTCCCAAAAGCGGCTCACAATTTGTGATCGCAAAGCAATCCATTTTCTTATGATCCTTATTATAGATGGTAATACCATCAGAATAAAACAGCAATTCACCTTTTGAATTTGCAATGGACGAAACACCTTCTGCTGTATTTACCTGACCGTCCGTTAATGGTGATGGTGGAGAATTGTTAAAATCAAGCCCTGCATTTGCTCCAAAATACCATTTTGCACCTTCTGAGTTAGTAGGTTCCATACAGATCTTGACATTGACTTTATCCTGAAGTTTACATCCGTTTGGCATAATCACCTGAACGGAATAACAGCCGGAGCTATCAACCTTTAAAATCTGCGTAGTATCACCTTTTGGATACCAGATATATTTTGCGCCAGCAGGTGCATTGGTAGGATATGGGTTTAAATCGATACTTTGTCCTGGACAAATTGTAGTATCTGCTTTCCATTTTTGAAATGGAGGCGGAACATCCCCAATTGTAATTAATTGCGTTTCAGTTGTTTTACTTCCGTCAGCGAAAGTTCTGGTCAAAGTCACAGTGAAAGATCCGGCTGTTTTATAGGCATGCAGGGGATTTCTTACATCATCTTTTCCCCTATCACCGAAATCCCACGCCCATGCAGTCGCCTTACTATTATTATCCTCGTTAAAGACAGTCCCGTCTTCTGCACACGCCGGACTTGGCACGCACTTTTCGGTCACGGTAAAGGTTTCTCCTTTTGCAAATCCTGTTGCCAGAAAAAACAAAAAGAAAAAAGAATAAAATATTTTCCGATGTGTATTATAAAATCGCCTCATGTTTCGTTACTAAATCAATCATCCCTACCTGCCACTTTAATATTCTTGTTACCCGATCATTCTAACGAAAATAATATGTTAAAATTTTGTGTGGTAATGTCTTAAAAACCATGCTAATTTGAATATTAATACGCAATGTGGCGACAATTTGTGAATTAAAATTTGTAATTTTTTATGTCTCTATACACAATTCGCCGTAAATAGCGGACAAAGTCTAATATTGTATGATAAAGCGTATACTCCCTATTATTTTTATGACACTGCTCAGCCTCGAAGGTTGGAGTCAGGACCCGCAATTTTCTCAATTTTATGCTAATCCATTATACCTCAACCCGGCTTTGGCAGGTGGTGCATTAGCGCCAAGATTAACCGCCAACTACCGAAACCAATGGCCGGCACTTTCTGCCAATTTTGTGACTGCATCTTTTGGCGCTGATGTATTTCTTCCGAATTATAACAGTGGAGTTGGAATTCAGGTAACAACCGACAGCCAGGGTTTGGGAAATCTTAAAGCAACAGATATAGCTTTACAATATGCATACCAGATTGCATTGAACGACGTCACTTCGGTACGTCTTGGTATTCAGGGTGGTTTTTCCTCCCGGTCGCTGGACTATTACGGATTGACTTTTGGCGATCAGTATAATAATGGCGGACTTACAGGCACGCCATCTTCTGATCCTTTTGCACAGGGTGGTCCTCACGTAAATTATGCAGATTTCTCAACCGGTATGATGATTTATTCCGACTGGTACTGGGCAGGTTTATCAGCTCACCATATCAACCGTCCAAATCAGGCATTCAGCGGTACCGAAGCAAGACTTCCTGTAAAAGCAAGTTTGCAGGCAGGTTTAAGGATTCCGTTTGCAGGATATACGTATTTGGGAGATGAAATTGATAAGGAGAAAACGATATCGCCGGCTATCCTTTACAAGAAACAAGGAAAGTACGACCAGCTGGATGTGGGTATGTATGTGACCATCGAACCGCTGGTATTGGGTATGTGGTATCGAGGCATTCCTTTCAAGAAATATGAGCCAACGATTAATAATCATGAATCATTGGTATTTCTGGCCGGTTTTCGTCAGGATAAATTCTCGATTGGTTACAGTTACGATTTGACAATTTCAACTTTGGGAGCCGGTAGTGGCGGTGCTCATGAGATTTCTCTATCCTATATTTTTGAACCGCTCACCCCTAAACCAAAAAGATCGAGAAGTAACAAACACCAACTTTCCTGCCCGAAATTCTAGAAGTTGCAAAAATATATTTTTACAAATAATGCAGATGCCCGAGTGTCTGCATTTTTGCAGCAGTATAAATCTGAATATCCTCTCTTTTCGATTAAAAACTTATCCCGTATCCAAAAGAATTATTTATTTTATGAACAATCCCCAAAAACGAAGCTTTCTTTTTAGCTTTTTCATGCTGGCTTTAACGCTTAGCGCATTAAGTGCTCCGAAAAGAGAATATTATGAGATAAAAATATATCACCTTAAAGATAAAACGCAGGAGACAATCGTTGAAAACTATCTGAAAGATGCCTACATACCTGCCGCGCACCGTGCAGGAATTAAAGACGTAGGTGTTTTCAAACCTGTTCCAACAGATACTATGAGCGGAAAATTAATTTATGTTTTTACGCCGATTGCTTCTCTTGATCAATTGGTAGCACTTCCAAAAACATTGGAAAAGGATACTAAATATCTGGCTGCGGGAAAAGAATATCTGGATGCGCCGTATAAAAATCCTCCTTACATTCGCATTGAGACGACAATTTTACAGGCATTTACAACAATGCCGGTTCATGCAAAACCAAATTTAAAAGCTGCGAAAAGCGAACGTGTTTATGAAATGCGCAGTTACGAAGGCCACACAGAAAAAATTTACCAGAATAAAGTGAAGATGTTCAACGATGGAGGTGAAGTTCCACTTTTTGTCAGATTGAATTTTAACGCAGTTTTT
The sequence above is drawn from the Dyadobacter subterraneus genome and encodes:
- a CDS encoding (deoxy)nucleoside triphosphate pyrophosphohydrolase; protein product: MKFCVTAGMIESIVAVKLVVRVPCAIIEHDGKVLAGQRSAALSFPLQWEFPGGKQEENETDEETLFREIREELDVDIEIIQKLPVTTKDQGWREIILVPFVCKLSTFAMTLSEHEQIMWLDPQDLLSLNWTVGDLDIIKSYYTYLAGK
- a CDS encoding dihydroorotase; protein product: MKTLILNARIVNENTIQESDVYIVDGHIQRIAKDLQNLPADRVIDAKGTYLLPGVIDDQVHFREPGLTYKADIHSEARAGVAGGVTSFMEMPNTVPNALTQHLLQDKYDIAEKSSLANYSFFMGGSNTNYDEVMRTDPTQVCGIKIFMGSSTGNMLVDAPDVLEKLFANVPMLIATHCEDEATVRQRMEFFKEKYGDNVPYDIHALVRNEEACLISSTFASGLAHKHKTRLHILHISTGNEVSLFEVGERKNGKILLADGSPKLVTSEACVHHLWFDAEDYHTLGNKIKCNPAIKAPHHKEAILQAVLDNRIDVIATDHAPHTIEEKALPYWQAPSGLPLIQHTLNVMLEFVKKGKIPLERVAEKMSHAVADCFQIADRGYIREGYWADLVLVDLDGKTMVEKSNLYSKCAWSPFEGTNFQSQITHTFVSGHLAYENGNFDETVKGKRLLFSR
- a CDS encoding PKD domain-containing protein; the protein is MRRFYNTHRKIFYSFFFLFFLATGFAKGETFTVTEKCVPSPACAEDGTVFNEDNNSKATAWAWDFGDRGKDDVRNPLHAYKTAGSFTVTLTRTFADGSKTTETQLITIGDVPPPFQKWKADTTICPGQSIDLNPYPTNAPAGAKYIWYPKGDTTQILKVDSSGCYSVQVIMPNGCKLQDKVNVKICMEPTNSEGAKWYFGANAGLDFNNSPPSPLTDGQVNTAEGVSSIANSKGELLFYSDGITIYNKDHKKMDCFAITNCEPLLGSHTSTESVLIVPQPTCRGCEYLYNVFTTTDIQGTKYLTVSVVDMRRNNGKGAIIEQNTTLQQPTTERLAAVENKKDTTYWVVSHDYGTNKFRIFHATTGGLTETSAPELGMAHDSLNEAEGYMKFSAADSTTGERRLAVVIPGPPTNYVELFKFNDTTGVLTYDKLINLGPAPPTAYGIEFSSSGEKMYVTFQGDGKTKSYLKQYDLTFSDSTLVESALVIDSSATQKYGALQMASDGKIYMAVDGSDYLGVIGKPERNSVSTIEYKLEGVNLGGKKSGLGLPNMVQDFSQESSGPGFTADGFCTNEPTTFEAGPICDPKKDTYSWIFGDGSASPPSKEQKVTHTYTQPGSYLVTLSQTNECTTMVTKDTVVIYETPPAMNLRANIDTCGQYIQLDMGITAQIYEWYNKGRIVGRSKTLKVTATGRYIAVAYNGPQRDCFTADTTEVTLRKPPAFDLGADTTMCRDSSILITAPGLTWREFLWNTGETTRSITVRQPGTYFVQVKNGNDCYNADTIQVGELPSPILGLAPEYYICIPDGGSTVLDAKGVGVIHYEWPATGDTTQTITVTQKGVYTVLGTNKEGCVAQKSTTVFDQCEPRFFIPDAFTPDGNGKNETLEVFGAYYTNYSIRIYNRWGEVIYATNSIESRWDGTYKGMKVQPGVYPYIVSYEAQYFPERNPVIIRGSVMVIR
- a CDS encoding PorP/SprF family type IX secretion system membrane protein, with protein sequence MIKRILPIIFMTLLSLEGWSQDPQFSQFYANPLYLNPALAGGALAPRLTANYRNQWPALSANFVTASFGADVFLPNYNSGVGIQVTTDSQGLGNLKATDIALQYAYQIALNDVTSVRLGIQGGFSSRSLDYYGLTFGDQYNNGGLTGTPSSDPFAQGGPHVNYADFSTGMMIYSDWYWAGLSAHHINRPNQAFSGTEARLPVKASLQAGLRIPFAGYTYLGDEIDKEKTISPAILYKKQGKYDQLDVGMYVTIEPLVLGMWYRGIPFKKYEPTINNHESLVFLAGFRQDKFSIGYSYDLTISTLGAGSGGAHEISLSYIFEPLTPKPKRSRSNKHQLSCPKF
- a CDS encoding SUMF1/EgtB/PvdO family nonheme iron enzyme, with product MHKMGIRSIALILIVLLAATSCSKKKRPTSLKPGKTSSKTGLAYNGKDGYQVKQYKALPAGPDLVYIEGGRFTMGSLEEDVMNRRDNPKRTVSIQSFYMDQTEVANVHYLEYLNAVQKDSSEEFYSKALPDTAVWYNELSFNDSYVTMYLRHPGFRLYPVVGVSWVQANDYCAWRTAAVSKSNTAIGNKAGQKKKGFAIGKKKKAANAAEAEAVASAEPTQLRIESGYVMPPYRLPTEAEFEYAAIAMIGTQYADENQSNQRIYPWDGSTMRQPRGRKQGTMLANFKRGPGDYAGIAGKSNDGAIITQEIRSYPPNDNGLYDMAGNVSEWVYDVYRPLSNNDMNDLNAFRRDGYQDDAKNYDNKNSNSLINDNLRVYKGGSWSDVAYWLSPGTRRYMDQDSATASVGFRCAMIATGSRK
- a CDS encoding ComF family protein — its product is MKSLWFDFVDLIFPRCCEACDKGLVGNEEIICTSCRIALPRIEQDSVFSDTVRQKFVNVHEVASTHSFLLFTKKGKVQKLLHALKYRGKSEVGILLGFMFGQEMMANGNLPEADLIVTVPLHKKKMKIRGYNQSDKLAEGFSNATNIPWSGKVLERTKFTETQTGKTRNERWENVKGVFKVSENVEGKTLIIIDDILTTGATLEACIEVLKNEGYEKFYILTIASAQH
- the ruvB gene encoding Holliday junction branch migration DNA helicase RuvB, translating into MRQDYLSGDKENLSNTEKDVERALRPLSFDDFTGQEKILENLKIYVQAARQRGDAMDHVLLHGPPGLGKTTLSHIIANELAAGIKITSGPVLDKPSDLAGLLTNLQEHDVLFIDEIHRLNPIVEEYLYSAMEDYKIDIMLDSGPNARSIQIGLNPFTLIGATTRAGMLTSPLRARFGINARLEYYDAQLLKSILKRSAEILGTPLEDDAAFEIARRSRGTPRIANNLLRRTRDFAQVKGNGRITVAIAEMALLALDVDQNGLDEMDNRILSTIIEKFKGGPVGLSTIATACGEEAETIEEVYEPFLIQEGYMKRTSRGREVTEKAYRHLGILPRHRSGELF
- a CDS encoding NIPSNAP family protein; the encoded protein is MNNPQKRSFLFSFFMLALTLSALSAPKREYYEIKIYHLKDKTQETIVENYLKDAYIPAAHRAGIKDVGVFKPVPTDTMSGKLIYVFTPIASLDQLVALPKTLEKDTKYLAAGKEYLDAPYKNPPYIRIETTILQAFTTMPVHAKPNLKAAKSERVYEMRSYEGHTEKIYQNKVKMFNDGGEVPLFVRLNFNAVFYGEVIAGSHQPNLMYMTTFENKADRDAHWKSFSDDAEWNKLKVNPEYQNNVSKNTSFYMYPTDYSDI